GCGTCAAGAAGACTAAGAAAGCGAGGAGGGAGGCCATGCGGATCACGCACGCCATAGCCGAGGGGCGCGCCATCGCTAAAAAAGCTCAAAATGCCCCCAAACTTTTGCCGCCCCCCGCCGATCTCGATAGCGCCGGGTGCGGGGAGTCCGACAACGAGGTTATCGTGCCCTTCGAAATCGAGTTCGAAGATTGAGCGGTTCCTTCGATCATCTGCACCCCAGGGTTCGGGAAGTCGCTGGTAAGCCGGACAAGGAACGTATCGCGTGGCTCCAGGTCGACAGATGGGTCAAGCTCGATCGATCCGAGGCTGCGCTCGCCCAGCTCGAAGCGCTGCTCGCCTACCCCACGAGAGGGCGCATGCCCTGTCTCCTCATCCACGGGACCACGGGCATGGGGAAGAGCGAGATACTCGAGCGATTCCACGAACGCCATCCGTGGTCCATCGACACGAAGACCGGTCGCGAGACGCTTCCGGTACTTCTCGCCGAGATGCCGCCAGAGGCGACCGAAATCGACTTCTACGAGGCGATCCTCGACCAGCTCAATTATCGCCAGAGAAGCTCGGGCACCGCGCGCGAGCGAAGAGGTCAGGTGATAGCAGTCATGGCCGATGCTGGCGTCAGGGTTCTGATGCTCGACGAGATCGACAAGATGCTCGGCAGTACGCCGCGCCAACAAAAACTGTTTCTCAACAGCATTCGATACCTGACGAACCAACTGCGCATTCCCATCGTGTGCGCCGGCGCGACAGGAGCGCGGCTCGCGATACGGACCGACCCCAACCTCGCCGACCGCTTCGCATCGTTCGAATTGCATCACTGGCAAAAGGGGCGAGCGCTCAAACAGCTTCTCGCATTGTTTTCAATGAGCCTCCCGCTTCGCAAGCCATCGGATCTTACGACTTCCGAAATGCAGGACGAGGTCATCAAGATGACTGCCGGCGTGACCGGAAGGATATTCCGGCTGTTCGAAGCGCTGGCGATCGCCGCCATCGTCTCGGGACGCGAACAGATCGATCTTGGCAGTCTGCGCGATGAGTATCTGCTTTTGCCGCTCGTCTCGATGGAAGTCCAAAAATCTGAGGATCATGCGGTCGCCGGCTATCTTTTCGGCGACGCGGGGTGACGAGCCGTGGACCGTTGCCGGACGAATGCATTTCGTCCTGGCTCGACCGTGAACTGGCGCTCCACCCCCGGATCGAACGCCCGACAGCCAGGCATTACCATGCCGGTGACGGACCTATGGTTCACCCCGACATACGGCCGCGCAGACTGTGGCTCGAACAAGTCGCCGCGATCTTCGCGATTGATTCCGAAGAGCTTCGCCATGCAACGCTGTGGCATCGCTATCCCGGTATCGAGGCTCAATACCTTCGCTGGGCCAGGGATCCATACCATGAATATGTGTTCGGCGGGAAACGCAAGGACCGGACAGACGTCCGCATCAGGTGGTGCACCCGCTGCCTTTCCGAAGACATGCGACAGGGTATCTCGGGGTATGTCCGCCGAGACTGGCTGCTGTCGACCCAGACCGTCTGCCCGAAACATGCCTGGCCCTTGGAGGGCAATTGCTCGACCTGCCGGAGAACGAGCTATTCGCACGATTTCAGAAATTCCCACTGGCCCGGACCATATTGCGAGCATTGTGGCTTTCCACTGACGCGTGCTCAGAAACCGGTCCTTCGCGCCGAGCCTATCGGACTGGAGGCCTGGAGGGCGCTGGTCCAATTCGAGAAGGGGGTGAAGGAGGTCGTAGTCAGGAAACCCGATCGAACTCTCGCACGCGGCAAGATTGCCCGGCGGAAATTTCTGGCCGCCTACTGCGACCTATTCGAGCTGCTCTTCGAGGTCGATTACAGGCGGAAAGGCAGTTTGCGCGGAATCGACTACTTCGAGACCCTCGCCCTGCCATTCTATCAGATGCACGTGACGCAGCCTTCGCCGATCTGCCATCCCATGCTCGTTGCCGTGTCGTCGCTCGCGATGCGGATCTCGGCGACGATCGGAGCCTTGTTCGACGAAACCGATGTCCTGCCGAAACTCTTTTTCCAGCGAAGCCGCGCGGAACTGCTGGGTCACCTTTCCTGGTTCTACGGTTACGGGAAATCGAACGCTCTGTGGGAGGCCCGCAACCGGTGGCCGGAGAAGTTCCTGGCGGATCTAGAAGCGGCGCCCTTCGAAATGGCGCTGGACATGGAACTGAGAAATCCCCGAGGCTTGTTCGACGCGATTTCGCATTACGAGCGCACCGGACAGATAGCTTAGACCGTGGCATTCCCCAACATACGTTGGTCAAAATCCGCGTAACGACTTTCCCGCATCATCATTATATTCTAATCTAGTTCTCGCCTGGCGGTGTGTCCCGACGGGTGAGGCGTCGTAACCTCCGGACCTCTCAGCCGGTCGACAGCAATGTCGGCCGGGTGGCTGTCGCGCATGTCCAGGGCTTCGCCTAAAGGCGGCAGCGCTCGCGCGAGAGCCCGGGTTACGAACACCCGGCTTCGGCCTGCCTCCCAACGTCAATCAGGGAGGTTTCCCCGCTTCGTGTCCGCCGAACTTCGAACTTCATCGCTGCCGCAGCATTTCAGTTCGCTCATCGAGCAGCGCAACGTCTGGTCCGACTGGTTTCCGCACGACTGGATCAGCCCTCTGTCCTGGGTGCAGATGGCCGCCATGCTCATGCGCGGAACGAAGCCGGAATCGATGATCGACCGGCTCGCGCCCGTACTCGAGGGTACGCGTGTTACGATCGAGGCGAGCTATCTCGAGTTGGCGAAGAAAGCTCCTGCCGATCGCACGATACTGCTGACCTACGACGACTACCGCGAACAATTTCAGGACGAACTGCTCGAGAGATACGAAGGGTTTCTCGAAACGCTGGTCGGCGACGTCGATCTCGAATGGCTTCGCGACAGACTGCTGCGCAACGGAGCGGGCGCGCAGAGCTTTATCTGGTTCCTTCTGAACGGGATCGCCAACGCAGCGATCGAAGACGAGCTCGATCCGACATCGGTGACGACGGAAGCGCGTTGGCTCGCCGAACTTGAATTCTGCGATCCGGCCCATCTCGCCGGCGACGAAGCCGTGCTTCGTTTCTTCTACCGCGAATTCCGCGAGACTTTCACTCAAGCCGCGCCCCTGCCAGCTCGTCCCTCGACCTACCCCCGCGTCGAAAATCCGATCTACGGCGACGAGGACCAATACATCTCACGCCTGAAGGCGATCGAAAACCGGCAGGCGCGTCAACTGGCGCGCGAACTTGCTCCGACCTCGGAGCCGGTCGATCTTCCCTCCGACGCCTGGATGCGCGCGATGCGCGCAAACCCCTGGAGCCAGGCGCTGGATCTCGCGCGCGTTCCGCCGTTCCACTGGCAACGACAGGTCGCCTTCATGCTGCGCGACGTCTCGCTCGACGCCGTTTCTCGGCGGATCGAGACGAACCTTATCGAAATGGCCGAGGCGACCGCTTCGCGAGCGCTCGAAGAGGCCGAAGCGCGTGGTCGAGCGGTCGAGGACATTGAATTCGGGCTGTGGTTCAGATGGTGGCGAGAGCATTTTCGGCACTGGCAGGATCCGCTCCGTCTCACGCTGGAACGATTGTGCCGACCCGACGACGCGAGTCTCGTCGGCGACTGGCTTGCAAGGTTCGAGCCCGCGGTGTTCGCGGATTTCGTCATTGGTTGCGCGCACGCGAATACGGTTCTGCAACACATCGCGACCCGAACTTGCGATCGCGAGAGCGGCAGCGAACGGCTCTTCATCATCAGTGGCGATCGGCCTCTTCGTCGCTGTGGCCTCCACGACGTCACTCTCGAAGTTTGGAAATGCTTTTGCCGCGATAATGGCATCTCGGATCGCGGCGAATTCTACGCGCTGGATTTCGAGGTGAATTGGGAGGCTCCTCTCGCAGCTCGCCAGAGATAGTGGAAACGCCCGCCCCGAAATGCTTCTTATTCTGTTTTTGAGAAACGGAGACCTCGGGGAAGCCGTTACCTCCGGTATCAGCCTCTTGTCTTGAGAATGAACCAGAAACTCCAGCTTGCCAAAAGCCCCAGAAGAACGAGAGCGAGACCAGCGAACGTCATCGCGGTTCGCCAGACGAGCCCTCCGACCTTGGCCGCATGGATCGGATAGAACTTTTCCGTGATCGCCGATGCCGTATCGCTCGTCGCCGGATCTTCGACCGCCACCACCTCGGCCGTGTCCGGTGCTACCCAGACGTAACTCCGTCCATTCGGCGTCCATTCGAAGGACTGGCGGTAGCGGATCGCGATCGGTGCGCCCGGTTCGCCTAGCAGCATGATGCGACGCGCTTCGGCGCCGGGATAGATCGCCTGCGCACTGGTCATCACACGCCGCCAGTCGGTTCGCGCGTCGACCGCAGCCAGATCGTCCGGAAGTGGAGATTCCGCCTTCTCGCCAGCCAGCGGCGAAAGCAGCCACGCGGCGACCGCAGGGAATACCATCACGGCACCCGTGAACGCCGCGACGATCAGCAACGGCGAGGCGACCACGCCGAGATCACGGTGATGACGCACGATAGCGCTCTTGGTGAAGCGCACGGGCCAGAGCCGAAAGGTGAAGGTCTTGCGAGTACGCCACCAGAGGATCAGGCCGGTGATGCTGAACCCAAGCAGCAGAAAACCGAGCACGCCGGTCACGATCTTTCCCGCATCTCCCATGAACAGATAGTGGTGCAGATCGAACAGCCACAGTTCGGGCCGTTCCCACATGCCGTCCCAACGCTCGACCACCGTGCCGTCCAGGGCGAGATAGGCGCCGCCGCCGTCGGCGTAGATGGCTTGGTGGAGACCGATCTCCTCGCCCGCGAACGTGATGCGCGAAAGATCGGGACCGGCCTCGAGCGCGCGTTCGATGACAAATCCGAGCGCTACGGGATCGTTCATCGCTGGCTCGTCGGCGCCCGGCAGCATGATCCAGGCATCCTCCCACAGCAACACCGTGCCGGAAAGGCCGATGATGGCCATGAGGATGCCGACGATGCCGCCCGTCCAGCGATGCAGCCAGAGGAGCGCTCGCATCAGAATGCGCCGCGCCAGTTCAGCGTAAAGGTCCGTCCGCGTCCGGAGAAGAAGCGGCTGTTGTCGGTCACGCGAACCGTGTCGCTGTCGTAGGTCACGTAGAAGTCGTCGGTGAGAT
The genomic region above belongs to Qipengyuania spongiae and contains:
- a CDS encoding TniB family NTP-binding protein; this translates as MSGSFDHLHPRVREVAGKPDKERIAWLQVDRWVKLDRSEAALAQLEALLAYPTRGRMPCLLIHGTTGMGKSEILERFHERHPWSIDTKTGRETLPVLLAEMPPEATEIDFYEAILDQLNYRQRSSGTARERRGQVIAVMADAGVRVLMLDEIDKMLGSTPRQQKLFLNSIRYLTNQLRIPIVCAGATGARLAIRTDPNLADRFASFELHHWQKGRALKQLLALFSMSLPLRKPSDLTTSEMQDEVIKMTAGVTGRIFRLFEALAIAAIVSGREQIDLGSLRDEYLLLPLVSMEVQKSEDHAVAGYLFGDAG
- a CDS encoding PepSY-associated TM helix domain-containing protein; amino-acid sequence: MRALLWLHRWTGGIVGILMAIIGLSGTVLLWEDAWIMLPGADEPAMNDPVALGFVIERALEAGPDLSRITFAGEEIGLHQAIYADGGGAYLALDGTVVERWDGMWERPELWLFDLHHYLFMGDAGKIVTGVLGFLLLGFSITGLILWWRTRKTFTFRLWPVRFTKSAIVRHHRDLGVVASPLLIVAAFTGAVMVFPAVAAWLLSPLAGEKAESPLPDDLAAVDARTDWRRVMTSAQAIYPGAEARRIMLLGEPGAPIAIRYRQSFEWTPNGRSYVWVAPDTAEVVAVEDPATSDTASAITEKFYPIHAAKVGGLVWRTAMTFAGLALVLLGLLASWSFWFILKTRG
- a CDS encoding TniQ family protein: MPDECISSWLDRELALHPRIERPTARHYHAGDGPMVHPDIRPRRLWLEQVAAIFAIDSEELRHATLWHRYPGIEAQYLRWARDPYHEYVFGGKRKDRTDVRIRWCTRCLSEDMRQGISGYVRRDWLLSTQTVCPKHAWPLEGNCSTCRRTSYSHDFRNSHWPGPYCEHCGFPLTRAQKPVLRAEPIGLEAWRALVQFEKGVKEVVVRKPDRTLARGKIARRKFLAAYCDLFELLFEVDYRRKGSLRGIDYFETLALPFYQMHVTQPSPICHPMLVAVSSLAMRISATIGALFDETDVLPKLFFQRSRAELLGHLSWFYGYGKSNALWEARNRWPEKFLADLEAAPFEMALDMELRNPRGLFDAISHYERTGQIA